The nucleotide window CCTGCACTTCTTCGAGCTTGTCGAAGAGCTGCATGCGCTTGGCTTTGTCGCGGGAAAGGTGAATAGTGCCTTCGTTTTCGTTTTTGTTTGCAACAAAAACGTCTACTTTGTCACCAACTGCAACAGTTACTTCACCGTCAGCATCCAGAAATTCAGATACTGCAATCTGGCCTTCAGACTTGAAGTTAACGTCGATAAGAACGAAGTCCTTGTCTACTTTAACTACTTCACCGGCAACGATGCTGCCTTCGTCCAGATTTCCGAAATCGGCATTAAGATAGTCTTCAAGGGCAGCCTCGAAGTCCATATCCATTTCCATTTCGGCGTTCATGTTTTCATTGTTTTCCATGGGTTACCTCCAACAACGGTGTCCTCGGACAAAATTTCGGCATATATATTATGGGACAAGTGCATTGGAATCAATCTGCTCACGCGTTCCGAGGCAGCCGATGCCCAGATTGTCCGTTGGCCTGAAAGGCCACACTTCATCCCTAATGCCCGTTAGGGGAAAACTCAACTGGGCACTAAACCCATCTTGAGATTAAGAGAACTGCTTCTATCCTAAAAAAAATCTTATGTAAACCTAATTCAACACGCCCCCGCAACCTGAAATCGTTTGCACTCGTAGCTTAAGGCAAAAAAAAGAGCCGGAACTGATCCGGCTCTACATACTCACAAAGTATGTCTTTATCATCCCATGCATTGATGTTTAATATTCACTCCCTGAGTGATAAAGATAACTGATTCAGCAATATTAGTAGCCTGATCGGCGATACGCTCAAGATGGTTGGCAGCCATAATCAAGTGCACCCCACGTTCCACGATTCTGGTTTCGGAAACCATATTCTCAATAAGCCCCTTAAGAATCCTTACACTGAGGGCATCTGCATGGTTATCCATGCAGCAAACTTCTGCCGCAAGCTCATGATCCTCGTCAGCAAAAGCCTTAACCGCTTTGCTGATCATACCAGCGGCAATGGTTCCCATTTGGTCCAGCTGCTGGTTAAACGGCAGCGGTGGCCGGGTACTCAAAAAAACTGCCCGGTGGGCAAGGTTGACCGCCTGATCGCCAACACGCTCAAGGTTGCTGGTAATACGCATAGAACCAACGATAAAGCGCAGGTCCTTTGCCATGGGCTGATCAAGGGCCAAGAGACTTAAGTTATGTTCATCAAGTTCACATTCAAGTTCGTTTATCTTGATGTCGTTCATAATGACTTCTTCGGCAAGCTCGGCATTGCATCCAGCCAAAGCTTTCACTGAATTGTGCATGGCTGTTTCAGCCATACTGGACATTCTCAGGACCTGAACCTTCAGGTCGTCCATTTTTCTTATAAAATGAGCACGCTGCTCCATGAAAGACTCCTGTATGGTTTAACCGAAACGTCCGGTGATATAATCTTCGGTCTGCTTATTCTTGGGCTTGGTAAACATGGTTTCGGTCTTACCGGTTTCAATAAGGCGGCCCATGTAGAAAAAAGCGGTCTGATCGGACACACGTGCAGCCTGCTGCATGGAATGAGTCACAATAATGATGGTGAAATTCTTTTTAAGTTCGTGAATAAGGTCTTCAATTTTCTGGGTGGCAATGGGGTCAAGCGCGGAAGCCGGTTCATCCATGAGCAAAACTTCAGGTTCAACAGCAAGGGCGCGGGCAATGCAGAGTCTTTGTTGCTGACCGCCGGAAAGCCCTAGTGCGGAAGAATGCAGCCGATCCTTCACCTCATCCCAGAGAGCACCACCTTTGAGACTCTCCTCAACTTTGCGGGCGACAAATTCCTTGTCTGTAATGCCGTTTACGCGCAAACCATAAGCAACATTCTCAAATATGGATTTGGGAAAGGGGTTGGGCTTTTGAAAAACCATACCGATACGCCTTCTCAGAGTAACGACATCAAGCCCCTGCGCATAAATATCTTCCTCGTCAAGAGCGAGGTCACCGTCAACACGGGTTCCGGGAATAAGGTCATTCATTCTGTTTAGGCAGCGCAAAAAAGTACTTTTCCCACAACCGGAAGGTCCGATAAGCGCGGTGACCCTGTTTTCCTCAAAATCCATGCAAATATCTTCAAGAGCCTTGAAGTCGCCATAATAAAAATCAAGATTTCTTGAAGTAATTTTAACAGCTTGCCCCATTACATTGTCTCCATAATTTATATAAAAATAAAATAGGATCAGACTCGACCGATCCCTGAGATTACTTGATGCAACCAAATAGCAGCCAGCCCTATCAGCTGACCTAAATTAACTATCCGGCACGGGTTACAGAGCAATGACCCGGTTGTTACATTTACGTTACGCGGGCCCTAAAAACATAACCCACTGAAAACATACATTTAAAATCAGCTTCAATTAAAAAGGCCCTGCGACACAAAATGTCGCAGGGCCTTCAACACAAAATTTTAGTCTAAAATCAAAAATCAAGACCGAGAACCACTCCCTTGGCATACTTTCGAACGGTCGGCTTAATCTTTGCGGGTATGCCCTTTTCAGCAAGATAAAAAACCAGACGAATTTTATCAGGGTGTTCGCCGAGCACAATCTTCTGCACCGGACAATCTTTTACGCGGTATAATGACTTAGCCTTGTTCTGCCATTTTCCGTGAAAATCAACCACCAACCTGCGTGGTTTTGCAAGGTTGAACCAGCTGATTTTCCCCGCAGAGGAAGAAAGCGCTACGTCCACGGAAGCCTTCCCGGCTTCGCAGGAAACGGACACATTATTCAGCACGCCTTTAGAAGCAGCGGTATTGCCGGGCTTTGCTGCTGTTTTTTGAACTGCGGGTTTTGCTGGGGCCAGCTTAGATTTTATTTCAGGTTCTTCAGCAGCAGAAACCTGTTCTGCTTCGTGCGACTCTTCATCCTTCACAACCGGAACAGCCCCCTGAGCATCGGACTGATTGGCTGCACTGATATCCGCCTCGTTCAATCCTTCAGCAGAGTCAGGAACTTCTGATTTTGCGGATTCAAGCGGGAGCACCAGCTTACTGATCTCGCGGCGCACAACCGGACCTTCCCCATTCCGGCTGACAGCCTCCTTCTCTTTCCCGGCCAGAAAGGAATCAAAGATCCCCATATGGAAGAGGATTGCATTAGCACCCACCACCAGCAGGATTATGAGCAACAGGATAGTAAAAGGACGAAATTTAATTTTCATTATCGTTGATCCATTTTGTAGTCATTTCAGGAGCGATAATATAAGAGAATTTCCCCGTTAAGGCAAAGAGTCCTTCATCCCGCAAAATGTATGGGCTGACACAAAACAACCGCCCGTTTCAATCAGAAAACAGGCGGTTGCGTTAAATTTGAAAAATTAACAAAATTACTATTCCATCTTCATAGGCCTCACGCCCCAGATGTTGCGGGCGTAATCCATTATGGCCCGATCACTGGAAAAATAACCGGACCCGGCAGTGTTGAGTATCGAACTGCGCAACCAGCCTCTACGATCCTGCCACAATGCATCAACCCGGTCCTGCGCATCCACATAATCGCGGTAATCAGCAAGAACCATGTACTGGTCGCCACCGTCAAACAAGGCATTCAAAATCGGTCTGAACATATCCCGGTCTCCCTCAGAGAAGGTTCCGTCGCCAATGTAATGCAAAGCTTCGGACAATTCCTGATCCGCGGAGGCAATTTCCGATGGGTTGTAGCCGTTGTGTCTGCGCACTTGCACTTCATCAGCATCCATACCGAAGATAAACATGTGCTCACGGCCTACCTCTTCCATGATCTCGATATTGGCCCCGTCAAGGGTACCTATGGTCAACGCTCCATTGAGGGCGAACTTCATATTCCCGGTCCCCGAAGCTTCGGTCCCGGCAAGGGAAATCTGTTCTGAAAGGTCGGTGGCCGGAATGATCCGCTCCGCCTGTGAGACCCGGTAATTCGGCATGAAGGCTATGCGCAGCTTGTGATTCACAGCGGGATCTGAATTAACCACCGCGCCCACGGAGTTGATCAACCTGATAATACGCTTGGCAATAAAATATCCGGGAGCAGCCTTGCCAGCGAAGATCTTCAGCCTTGGCACAGCCACACTGCTTGGGTCCTTTTTCAAACGGCAGTAGAGGGTGACCGCATGCAGCACGTTGAGCAATTGCCGCTTGTACTCATGAATGCGTTTAACATGCACATCGTACATCCAGTCCGCAGGCAGATAGAGTCCATATTCATTGCGCGCATACTCCACCAGCCGTTTTTTTTCCTTTAGTTTGCACTCGTACCAGCGATCCTGAAACTCCGGGTTCTCAGCCAGCGACTCCAATTCTTTGAGCCGGGAAAGGTCGGTAACCCAATCCTCACCGATATTTTCAGTAATGAGCTCAGATAAAGGCTGATTGCACTGGCGCAGCCATCTGCGCGGGGTAATCCCGTTGGTAACCGAGGTAAAGCGGCCCGGAAACATTTCCACAAAATCCCGAAAAATACTTTTCTTGATCAAGTCGCCATGCAGTGCGGAAACCCCGTTCACAATAAAACTGCCCACCACAGCCAACCAAGCCATGCGTACCTGTGGAAATTCGCCATCCTCGATGATGGACATACGTTTAAATCTATCTTCGTCGCCGGGGAATCGCTCCTTCACATCTTCCATGAAACGACGATTAATCTCAAAAATAATGGAAACATGGCGGGGTAACACCTTGCGCATCATATCCAGCGGCCATGTTTCAAGGGCTTCGGGCATGACCGTATGGTTCGTATAGGCAAATGTCCGGCGGCAGATACGCCAGGCCACGTCCCAGTTGAGCATATGTTCGTCGATGAGGATACGCATTAACTCCGGGATAGCGATGGCCGGATGTGTCTCATTAAGCTGGACCACAGCGCGGTTGGGTAATTCAGAAAAATCAAGTTTCAATTTCAGGAAACGGCGCATCATATCCTGAATGGTGGCTGAAACAAAAAAGTACTGCTGCACAAGGCGCAGTTCACGCCCTTCACTAAGCCTGTCATTGGGATAAAGAACTTTGGAAATGGTCTGGGAACGGACGGCATCTTCCATGGAACGGATATAGTCACCACTGTTGAACAAGTCGAAGTTGAACCGCCTTGCGGGCTGGGCCTCCCAAAGACGCATATTGATGACATTACCGTTTTTGTAACCGGGAATAAGCATATCCACGGGCACGGCCATTACTTTTGCACTGTCCGCCCAGCGGTGACGTATGGAACCGTCCTCATGAGTGTACTGCTCTTCACGTCCGTAAAGACGAACAGTGAACATAAATCCCTTGCGGCAGAATTCCCACGGATTTCCGCTGTGCAGCCAATCGTCCGGGGCTTCAACCTGCTCTCCGTTTTCAATGGCCTGCTTAAAAATTCCGTATTCATACCTGATTCCATAACCATAACCGGGAATCCCCAGACTGGCCATGGAGTCAAGAAAACATGAAGCCAGCCTGCCCAGACCACCGTTCCCCAGCCCGGCATCCGCTTCCGCGCTTTCGGCCTCATCAAGTGTCACTCCAAATTTGTCCAGAACCTCAGCAACCTCCTTTTCAGCCCCAAGACTCAAGGTATTGCTGGCCAACGATTTCCCAGTGAGAAATTCAAGAGAAAGATAATAAACACTTTTAGCCCGCTGGCTGTAATATGAACGCTGGGTCTTAATCCAATTGCCTACAAGGCGGTCTCGCAAGGTGTAGGCAAGTGCCTGATAAAGGGAAAAAATATCCGTACGCCCATAATCACGCCCCAAATTGGAAAGATGATGACGGCAGACGCAATTCACAAGAGACTCAACGTCCATTCCACCGATTTCTTCAAGGAATTCTGCAATATCTTTCTTAGGCATAAGAAAACACCCCTCTATCTATTCGATATTATTTATTTAAAACACATCTCCTTCAAAATACAACCAATACACCGCCTCAACACTAAAAGTTCTACATTGCCTTATACACCAACTATCTCAAAAAAGTAACACCAACATGCTTTTGGGGCACAACAAAACATTACTGACTGACATAAAGCTGTCGATTACGACTTAGCCCATATTTATTCACAGCCCAAACCACACTAAATTGGACAAGTTAGGATACAACACTGTTCAGCTGTTTAAAAAAGTAGGAGTTTTTTTTAACATTCTACTTCACCTTTATATGCATATAATGCTATTCATAGTTATTAGTGGTCGGTTAAAGTCTTAAAATGAAAACTAGCGTTAATTAAAAGTTTCTATACTAGACATAACACCATTTCACATCAACAAACTAAAAAAAATTAATACATAAATTCTACGGCAACCGTAAAAACATGGAAAGGGAGAGGGTATGGAAGATCATCTTAAAGAAGCTCTTGAAATAGTAAAAGCACAGGCCAGTGTAAGGACCATGACAGAAGAAGAAATAACTTCCATGGTGCAGAAACTTGCAGCCGGAATCAAAAAGATCAGTGAAGGCATGCTTGACAGTGGGTCAACTGAGCCGACTCCCCCGGTGGACCCCAAGAAAGCCATCAGAGAAAAAAGCATCATCTGCCTTGAATCCGGAAAATCATTCAAGGTTTTGACCAAAAGGCATCTGGCAAAATACGATCTCACCCCGGACGAATATCGCGAAAAATGGGGATATGCGAAAAAAACCCCGCTGGTCTGCAAATCCCTGCAACGGGAACGACGCAAAAAGATGAAAGAAATGCGCCTCTGGGAAAAGCGCAAAAAGCAATAACTGCTACTCAGCTTATTAAACAGAAGCAAAAAGCCCCGTTATTTCCTAATGAAATAACGGGGCTTTTAATTTTTCAAAATAATTTTACCACTTGTCCGAAGGCGGCTGGTAGAAAAATTCCACCCTGCGATTAATGGCCCTGTTCCGATTTGAAGTATTGGGAACCAGCGGCTTTGTTCCAGCGTACCCCACAGCCTTGACCCTTTTGGATGAAACCCCTGATCGCTTGAGAATATAACGTAAACAGGAAGCGGCCCGGGCAGCAGAAAGTTCCCAGTTGGAACTGTAAATATTGTTCTTGGTGGCCCGGTCATCAGTATGCCCGCGCACCACCATATTAAAATCCTTTTTCTTCATAATGCTGGCCACCTTATCCAGCATTTTTAATGCCTTGGGATTAATCTGAGCCGTTCCAGGCATGAATATAGCCCGGGTGGGAACCCTAACCAGAACACCCTGCTGGTCAGTATTGACTGACATTAACTTCTGTAATTTACCCGCAGAAATAAAAGCCCTGATATCAACCTCAAGGGCCTCCATCTTTTTCTTAGCTTTAGCTTTATCGGATGAAGCAGAATGGGGACTTTTGGAAAAAGCCATTTGCTTTCCGGACTTGTCCTGAGTCTGCATACCAAAAGCATCGCGCATGGACCCTTTCAAGGTCTCAAAGTTAGCGACATCCTGATTCGCAAAGGAAAGCAGTAGGACAAAGAAACACAGCAGCAGGGTAACCATATCCGCAAAGGTGGCCATCCATGGCGGCAACCCCTCCTCCGGAGGAGGCTCAGTAGGAGCTTTCGCTTCAATATATATGATCTTTTCTTTTTTAGGGGGCACTAAAATACACTCCGGGCATAACCGTTCTTTTCAGAAAAACAGATAACGGCTACCCGCTCTTATTGCAAATACAAGCTTCTGCTAATTCAGCATTCGCCTGATTTCGCTGACCATGACCTCACAGGAGGGTAACGGTTTAAGAAAAATAGAATTTGACACACAAGTAACTTCAGCCAGATCCACCGGAATACTGAACTCTGGAGACCCCGTGTAGATGATAAATTTCAGTTCCGACCATTTCTGCCGGGCCTCATTAATAAAATCAGTACCATTCATACCGGGAAGCCGCAAATCAACAACAACCAGATCCACTTTCTGCTTTTCAAGAAAACTTAAGGCCTCTTCCGAACTGCCAGCTTCGTAGACATCAAACTCCTCATCTTCAAGACTGATCGCAAGACTTTCCCTGACATGTACGTCATCGTCGAGAACAAGTACTGAATGTGACATATTTATGCCTCCTGTCCTGAAATGGGTATCTTTATTCCAAACCGGGTCCAACTGCCCGGAACGGAATTAACTTCCATAAGACCATTATGCTGGTCGGTTATGATGAAATACGAAACAGATAGCCCCAACCCGGTCCCCTGCCCCACACTCTTGGTGGAATAAAAGGGCTCAAAAACCCTTTTACGGACATCCTCGGTCATGCCGGGACCATTGTCTTCAATTTCAATAATGACCATCTTTTCTTCTTTTTTTAATCTTAGAACAAAACGAGGGCCATCTTCAAAATATTCCTTTTCCATCATGGCCTGAGCCCCGTTTTTAAGCAGATTGAGGAAAACCTGCTGGATCTCATTTTCCTCGCAGATCACCCCGGAAATATCAGGATTGTACTCTTTGATAATTTCAATCTTCCTGAAATCATATTCCTTTTTTATATCGTAATCGTTGGCTGCAAGCTCTATAGTGTTATTCATCAATTCCGCAAGGTTGCACTCGCCGAATTTGCGTTCACTTTTACGACTAAAGCGGAGCATATTACTCACAATTGTGGCAGCCCGGTTGCAGGATTCGGAAATCCCATTAAGCATTTTCGGAACATCCCTTCTGGAAAGATATTCCCGTAAATTACCCAGATCTACATTACATTCACTGGCTGTTTTTCGATTCTTTTCCAAATCCTTGTATATGCGGTTAAGTATGTTCTGAGAATTCCCGGCAATGGCGGCCAGCGGGTTATTTATCTCATGGGCCATGCCAGCGGCCAACCCGCCCACGGACATCATTTTTTCGGTCTGGATCATCATCTGCTCCAGATTGCACCGTTCGGTAACATCGTCAATTTGAATAACCGCCCCTTCCACCCCGTTGGCAATAAGCGGATATATGGTCAAGTTCTCATAACAGATGCCATTTTCGCCCTGGCGAATCTTACGCTCTTCACTACGGGGCTGCCGCGTGCGGAGACTTTCCTTTATCTTATCCATTTCAGAAGCCATACGCGGGAAGACAGACACCAGAGATTTTCCCTGAGCATCATCAGCTGAAACTCCGGTCACCTTCTCCGCAGTCATATTCCACTGGGTGACATGTCCTTCGGCATCTACACCCACAAGAACAGAAGGCATGGAATCAATTATATTAGATAGGTAATTACGCAGCCTGCGCAGTTCTTCACGCTGACGATAATCTTCGGAAACATCCCGAAAGACGAGGACTGTTCCTGATATCTCACCCAGATCATCAAACACCGGAGCTGCTGAATCAGCAATCTGAAATTCCTCCCCGGACCGGGAAATAAGTGAGGTATGGTTTGCAAGCCCAACAACACCCTTTGACTCCAAAACTTTATCAACCGGATTTGCACATGGATGACTGGTAACCGCATTAATTATCTTAAAAACTTCCGAGAGCGGGCAGCCAATGCCATCAGCAACACTCCAGCCTGTCAATTGCTCGGCAACCGGATTCATGCGGGTTACAAGTCCATTTGCATCAGTTGCGATAACTGCATCCCCGATCGAGTTAAATATGGTTTTAAGCTTTTCCTCGCTCGCACGTGCCTGGTCTTCCGACCTGACAGCCCTGTCATAAAGGTAAGAAACCACCGCTCCGCTCACGAGCAAAGAACTAACCAGCATAACACGCATATAAATTTCATGAAGATTCCCAAACGGCAACAAAAGAGCACTGAATGAAAGAGCTTCCTCGTTAAACCACAGAAATTCAAAAACAGAGTCAGCAAGCCACAGCAAAGCCGATATAAGCCCGAAGGTAAGCAGCATATTCCTGCCTGCATGTCTAATTTCCCTCATAACTCACCCCAGTCCGGCAACAAACAATAAACGTACAACAAATTTTTCCATTACGGACGATTGAACATCAATCGCCAGAAATGCATATTAAATTAATAGCCCAAACATTACTTTTTTTCATCACTTAAAAAAAGGGCGAAGGCCACAAGCCTCCGCCCCGGAAACAACTGACTAAATCCTGCCAGCAAATATATCAGACCGGACTAAGCAAGAGCTTCATCAGGAGTGACTGCTTCAATACCGAAAGCCTCACCCACAGCCGCATAGGTCAGTTTGCCATTCATGGTGTTCAGGCCGAGCTGGAGGGAGTGATTTTCACGCAGAGCGTCAAGACCTTTATCAGCAAGCTGGAGGGCGTAAGGCAGAGTCTGGTTCACAAGGGCAAAAGTAGAAGTACGGGGAACCGCTCCGGGCATGTTTGCAACACCATAATGAACAACCCCATCCACAACATAGGTAGGATCGGTGTGGGTGGTGGGCTTGATGGTCTCAACACAGCCGCCCTGATCAACAGCAACATCGACAATTACAGCACCTTCCTTCATAGTGGAAAGCATGCCGCGGGTGACCAGATTTGGAGCCTTGGCACCGGGAATAAGCACCGCACCAATAATCAGGTCGGCCTCGGCAACTGCTGCGCGGATATTAGGTTCAGTAGAAGTAATGGTGTTCACACGACCATTAAATATATCATCAAGATATTGGAGACGGGCGTGGTTAACATCGAAAATAGTAACCTTCGCGCCCATACCTGCGGCAATCTTGGCCGCGTTGGTACCAACAACGCCGCCGCCGATGACCATGACCTTAGCTGGTGCGACACCGGGGACACCGCCCACAAGAATGCCGCGTCCGCCCTTAGTCTTCTCAAGGTGCAACGCACCTTCCTGTGCGGCCATACGTCCGGCAACTTCACTCATGGGAGTAAGCAGGGGCAGGGAGCCGTCAGGAAGCTGAACGGTTTCATAGGCAACACCGATGGTCCCGGATTCAAGCAAAACCTTGGTCAACGCCTCGTCCGCAGCAAGGTGCAGATAGGTAAATAGCAGGAGGTCTTTACGAAGATATTGATACTCGGAGGCAATAGGCTCTTTAACCTTAACAACCATTTCTGCGGCCCAGGCATCGTCCACGGACCCAATCTTGGCACCGGCGGACACATATTCCTCATCGGAAAGCCCGGAACCGAGTCCGGCTCCTTTTTCAACCACAACGGCATGGCCGCGACGGACGAGAGTTTCAACCGCGCCGGGGGTCATTGAGACCCTGTTCTCCATGGTTTTAATTTCTTTAGGGATACCAATAAGCATGTCATCAACTCCTGCTAATAAAAGTTGTAGATTTAAAAAGATCCAACAATCTAACGCAACAGCAACTTTCTTAGCAACGAAAAATTTCGAAGAATGTACATAATATTTTTAAACATGAAGACTTTTTTTCTGCTTTAAACTATTTTACGAAAACAGAATGCCCAACTAACCTGTAGACACGCAAAGGATTCTGCAAATGCCTGTCTGTCCCAACAATATACCGACCATTCTTATAGTGGATGACGAACCGTTCAATCTTGAATTCCTAGAGCTGGTACTGAAGCAACAGGGCTACAACATCCTCACTGCAGCAAGCGGACGCAGAGCAAGAGCAATTGCAGAGCAGGAACACCCGGACCTGATCCTTCTGGACATCATGATGCCCGAAGAAAACGGATTCGAATGTGCCTCGGTACTGCGTCTCTCCCCTGAGACTTCTGAAATACCAATCATTTTCCTCAGTGCCCTTGATGACGACGGCAACACATCCAAAGGTTTCGATGCCGGAGCCGTAGATTTCATAGTCAAACCCTTTGCCTACAAGGACGTCATTCAACGCATCAGGCTACACCTGAAACTGACCGCCTGTAACAGGCAACTAAATGAACAATTGCCCACAAAAACCAGCCCCAAAGTCACCGAAGTAGACTTTCCGGCCTGTGGATCAAGGGCAGTATTTCCGAGCCTGCCCCGAAACTCAGGACAGTTCATACATGAATGTGTGACAATGAATGGCAAAAGCGAAGGGCAC belongs to Marinifilum sp. JC120 and includes:
- the ald gene encoding alanine dehydrogenase: MLIGIPKEIKTMENRVSMTPGAVETLVRRGHAVVVEKGAGLGSGLSDEEYVSAGAKIGSVDDAWAAEMVVKVKEPIASEYQYLRKDLLLFTYLHLAADEALTKVLLESGTIGVAYETVQLPDGSLPLLTPMSEVAGRMAAQEGALHLEKTKGGRGILVGGVPGVAPAKVMVIGGGVVGTNAAKIAAGMGAKVTIFDVNHARLQYLDDIFNGRVNTITSTEPNIRAAVAEADLIIGAVLIPGAKAPNLVTRGMLSTMKEGAVIVDVAVDQGGCVETIKPTTHTDPTYVVDGVVHYGVANMPGAVPRTSTFALVNQTLPYALQLADKGLDALRENHSLQLGLNTMNGKLTYAAVGEAFGIEAVTPDEALA
- a CDS encoding glycogen/starch/alpha-glucan phosphorylase, translated to MPKKDIAEFLEEIGGMDVESLVNCVCRHHLSNLGRDYGRTDIFSLYQALAYTLRDRLVGNWIKTQRSYYSQRAKSVYYLSLEFLTGKSLASNTLSLGAEKEVAEVLDKFGVTLDEAESAEADAGLGNGGLGRLASCFLDSMASLGIPGYGYGIRYEYGIFKQAIENGEQVEAPDDWLHSGNPWEFCRKGFMFTVRLYGREEQYTHEDGSIRHRWADSAKVMAVPVDMLIPGYKNGNVINMRLWEAQPARRFNFDLFNSGDYIRSMEDAVRSQTISKVLYPNDRLSEGRELRLVQQYFFVSATIQDMMRRFLKLKLDFSELPNRAVVQLNETHPAIAIPELMRILIDEHMLNWDVAWRICRRTFAYTNHTVMPEALETWPLDMMRKVLPRHVSIIFEINRRFMEDVKERFPGDEDRFKRMSIIEDGEFPQVRMAWLAVVGSFIVNGVSALHGDLIKKSIFRDFVEMFPGRFTSVTNGITPRRWLRQCNQPLSELITENIGEDWVTDLSRLKELESLAENPEFQDRWYECKLKEKKRLVEYARNEYGLYLPADWMYDVHVKRIHEYKRQLLNVLHAVTLYCRLKKDPSSVAVPRLKIFAGKAAPGYFIAKRIIRLINSVGAVVNSDPAVNHKLRIAFMPNYRVSQAERIIPATDLSEQISLAGTEASGTGNMKFALNGALTIGTLDGANIEIMEEVGREHMFIFGMDADEVQVRRHNGYNPSEIASADQELSEALHYIGDGTFSEGDRDMFRPILNALFDGGDQYMVLADYRDYVDAQDRVDALWQDRRGWLRSSILNTAGSGYFSSDRAIMDYARNIWGVRPMKME
- a CDS encoding response regulator — translated: MSHSVLVLDDDVHVRESLAISLEDEEFDVYEAGSSEEALSFLEKQKVDLVVVDLRLPGMNGTDFINEARQKWSELKFIIYTGSPEFSIPVDLAEVTCVSNSIFLKPLPSCEVMVSEIRRMLN
- a CDS encoding AMIN domain-containing protein is translated as MKIKFRPFTILLLIILLVVGANAILFHMGIFDSFLAGKEKEAVSRNGEGPVVRREISKLVLPLESAKSEVPDSAEGLNEADISAANQSDAQGAVPVVKDEESHEAEQVSAAEEPEIKSKLAPAKPAVQKTAAKPGNTAASKGVLNNVSVSCEAGKASVDVALSSSAGKISWFNLAKPRRLVVDFHGKWQNKAKSLYRVKDCPVQKIVLGEHPDKIRLVFYLAEKGIPAKIKPTVRKYAKGVVLGLDF
- a CDS encoding transcriptional regulator, which translates into the protein MEDHLKEALEIVKAQASVRTMTEEEITSMVQKLAAGIKKISEGMLDSGSTEPTPPVDPKKAIREKSIICLESGKSFKVLTKRHLAKYDLTPDEYREKWGYAKKTPLVCKSLQRERRKKMKEMRLWEKRKKQ
- a CDS encoding response regulator: MPVCPNNIPTILIVDDEPFNLEFLELVLKQQGYNILTAASGRRARAIAEQEHPDLILLDIMMPEENGFECASVLRLSPETSEIPIIFLSALDDDGNTSKGFDAGAVDFIVKPFAYKDVIQRIRLHLKLTACNRQLNEQLPTKTSPKVTEVDFPACGSRAVFPSLPRNSGQFIHECVTMNGKSEGHLLLNCSQSCAEKLPETIKILLTENSGPLFSPSETMCNIGVSLKKHIKNEFSASYAHWDRENEVLSVVNAGALPVILLRREHPPLLIERQSGNLGSLGMGLPPCSSYKISKGDRAFIFSREMLASYEREGEAINELMEACHLSSGVDLETACQAAGEMLQRNGEQPDGVLVGIEG
- a CDS encoding flagellar motor protein MotB yields the protein MPPKKEKIIYIEAKAPTEPPPEEGLPPWMATFADMVTLLLCFFVLLLSFANQDVANFETLKGSMRDAFGMQTQDKSGKQMAFSKSPHSASSDKAKAKKKMEALEVDIRAFISAGKLQKLMSVNTDQQGVLVRVPTRAIFMPGTAQINPKALKMLDKVASIMKKKDFNMVVRGHTDDRATKNNIYSSNWELSAARAASCLRYILKRSGVSSKRVKAVGYAGTKPLVPNTSNRNRAINRRVEFFYQPPSDKW
- a CDS encoding phosphate ABC transporter ATP-binding protein, which gives rise to MGQAVKITSRNLDFYYGDFKALEDICMDFEENRVTALIGPSGCGKSTFLRCLNRMNDLIPGTRVDGDLALDEEDIYAQGLDVVTLRRRIGMVFQKPNPFPKSIFENVAYGLRVNGITDKEFVARKVEESLKGGALWDEVKDRLHSSALGLSGGQQQRLCIARALAVEPEVLLMDEPASALDPIATQKIEDLIHELKKNFTIIIVTHSMQQAARVSDQTAFFYMGRLIETGKTETMFTKPKNKQTEDYITGRFG
- a CDS encoding PAS domain S-box protein, giving the protein MREIRHAGRNMLLTFGLISALLWLADSVFEFLWFNEEALSFSALLLPFGNLHEIYMRVMLVSSLLVSGAVVSYLYDRAVRSEDQARASEEKLKTIFNSIGDAVIATDANGLVTRMNPVAEQLTGWSVADGIGCPLSEVFKIINAVTSHPCANPVDKVLESKGVVGLANHTSLISRSGEEFQIADSAAPVFDDLGEISGTVLVFRDVSEDYRQREELRRLRNYLSNIIDSMPSVLVGVDAEGHVTQWNMTAEKVTGVSADDAQGKSLVSVFPRMASEMDKIKESLRTRQPRSEERKIRQGENGICYENLTIYPLIANGVEGAVIQIDDVTERCNLEQMMIQTEKMMSVGGLAAGMAHEINNPLAAIAGNSQNILNRIYKDLEKNRKTASECNVDLGNLREYLSRRDVPKMLNGISESCNRAATIVSNMLRFSRKSERKFGECNLAELMNNTIELAANDYDIKKEYDFRKIEIIKEYNPDISGVICEENEIQQVFLNLLKNGAQAMMEKEYFEDGPRFVLRLKKEEKMVIIEIEDNGPGMTEDVRKRVFEPFYSTKSVGQGTGLGLSVSYFIITDQHNGLMEVNSVPGSWTRFGIKIPISGQEA
- the phoU gene encoding phosphate signaling complex protein PhoU, whose translation is MEQRAHFIRKMDDLKVQVLRMSSMAETAMHNSVKALAGCNAELAEEVIMNDIKINELECELDEHNLSLLALDQPMAKDLRFIVGSMRITSNLERVGDQAVNLAHRAVFLSTRPPLPFNQQLDQMGTIAAGMISKAVKAFADEDHELAAEVCCMDNHADALSVRILKGLIENMVSETRIVERGVHLIMAANHLERIADQATNIAESVIFITQGVNIKHQCMG